A single region of the Brienomyrus brachyistius isolate T26 chromosome 10, BBRACH_0.4, whole genome shotgun sequence genome encodes:
- the ubl3b gene encoding ubiquitin-like protein 3b: protein MTPQKDPDTVNLRLILVSGKTKDFTFSPDDSASDIAKHVFNNWPLGWEEEQVSSPSILRLIYQGRFLHGNVTLGALKLPPGRTTVMHLVARETLPEPNSHGQRNRDKNTESSCCLLL, encoded by the exons GTGAACCTTCGGCTGATTCTGGTCAGCGGGAAGACGAAAGACTTCACGTTCTCTCCTGATGACTCGGCGAGTGACATCGCGAAGCACGTCTTCAACAACTGGCCCCTGG GCTGGGAGGAAGAACAGGTGAGCAGCCCCAGCATCCTGCGGCTCATCTACCAGGGCCGGTTTCTACATGGCAATGTGACTCTTGGAG CCTTAAAACTTCCTCCTGGAAGGACCACCGTGATGCACCTTGTTGCCAGGGAGACCTTGCCAGAGCCAAACTCTCACG GACAGAGAAACCGGGATAAGAACACAGAGAGCAGTTGCTGCCTGTTATTATAA